A single region of the Onychomys torridus chromosome 11, mOncTor1.1, whole genome shotgun sequence genome encodes:
- the LOC118593021 gene encoding influenza virus NS1A-binding protein isoform X3 — MIPNGYLMFEDENFIESSVAKLNALRKSGQFCDVRLQVCGHEMLAHRAVLACCSPYLFEIFNSDSDPHGVSHVKLDDLNPEAVEVLLNYAYTAQLKADKELVKDVYSAAKKLKMDRVKQVCGDYLLSRMDVTSCISYRNFASCMGDSRLLNKVDAYIQEHLLQISEEEEFLKLPRLKLEVMLEDNVCLPSNGKLYTKVINWVQRSIWENGDSLEELMEEVY; from the exons ATGATTCCCAATGGATATTTGATGTTTGAAGATGAAAATTTTATTGAATCTTCTGTTGCCAAATTAAATGCCCTAAGGAAAAGTGGGCAATTCTGTGATGTTCGACTTCAG GTCTGTGGCCATGAGATGCTAGCACACAGGGCGGTCCTGGCTTGCTGCAGCCCATATCTGTTTGAAATCTTTAATAGTGACAGTGACCCTCACGGAGTTTCTCACGTGAAGTTGGATGATCTCAATCCAGAAGCTGTTGAAGTCTTGCTGAATTATGCGTACACTGCTCA gTTGAAAGCTGATAAGGAGTTAGTAAAGGATGTTTATTCTGCAGCAAAGAAGTTGAAGATGGACCGGGTAAAGCAG GTCTGTGGAGATTATTTACTATCTAGAATGGATGTTACTAGCTGCATCTCTTACCGAAATTTTGCAAGTTGTATGGGAGACTCCCGTTTGTTGAATAAGGTCGATGCTTATATACAGGAGCATTTGTTACAAATTTCAGAAGAGGAGGAATTTCTTAAGCTTCCGAGACTAAAG TTGGAGGTAATGCTTGAAGATAATGTTTGCTTGCCCAGCAATGGCAAATTATACACAAAGGTAATCAACTGGGTGCAGCGTAGCATCTGGGAGAATGGAGACAGCCTGGAAGAGCTCATGGAAGAG GTTTATTAA